One genomic region from Pecten maximus chromosome 5, xPecMax1.1, whole genome shotgun sequence encodes:
- the LOC117327152 gene encoding uncharacterized protein LOC117327152 yields MTCFKPDTPMTSPPPSPAPPISKIATTTTKFTTGVKRSTDTEETTMSIQTSQANTPESSCYFDEKEYVYLPVYALAIIIVSMCLVSLYAVVVTFLYLRRYLNSEKRPNNNPRSAIPDEGGYENMPIPSNTEGTYEGLELSQVNFTPNTYDDLGNSGT; encoded by the exons ATGACATGTTTTAAACCCGATACTCCGATGACgtcaccaccaccatcaccagCACCACCAATATCAAAAATAGCAACCACTACAACGAAATTTACAACAGGTGTCAAACGAAGCACAGACACTGAGGAAACAACAATGTCAATTCAAACATCACAAGCCAACACACCTG AAAGTTCCTGTTATTTTGATGAAAAGGAATACGTGTATTTACCAG TCTACGCTTTAGCTATAATCATCGTTTCCATGTGTCTGGTATCGCTTTACGCAGTGGTTGTCACATTCCTCTATCTAAGAAG ATATTTGAATTCCGAGAAACGACCTAACAATAATCCACGATCCGCAATACCCGATGAAGGAGGCTATGAAAACATGCCAATACCATCAAATACAGAGGGGACATACGAAGGTTTAGAATTATCTCAGGTCAATTTTACACCTAACACGTATGATGACCTCGGGAATTCAGGCACGTGA